A stretch of DNA from Acidobacteriota bacterium:
CATCCGATGCGGCCGCGGCCGAGATGCGTTCCGGCGGGCTATAGGCCTCGCCCGGCCTTCTTCCTTCGGTCCTGTCCTCGCGTAGCGACATTGTGATCGTGTCCGTATCGTCGAGAAGAAAGATGTTTGCTGAGCGGCCCGTGAGCTGAAAGATCAGTGACCATTGTTTCGCGTCGGCAATGTCATCGCTTTGCTCGAGGTCGAACCGAACTATCCTTTCTCCGGCGAGCTGCTCGATCCGAATGATCTTTGGATTTGAGAGATGCTTGCGAAGATACTGTGCAAAGGAACCGGTAGCCGCAGCGGAACGCTCAAGCTCTCGACGCTGCCGCTCGATCAGATAAAGTCGCGGCCGGGTCGATCCGCCATCCGCAAAGAGAAACAGGCCATCGGCCCGACCAAGCTCGAATGCGAGCGCATGGTCGCCGAGCTGAAAAACACGGCGAAGTCTTGAGCCGAGTGCGGCTGCCTTCAGCTCGTCGCAAACGGCAGAGATGTAGCGGAGATCCACTGTGGAAGTTTAGAACGGCAGGACCGAAGACCAAAGCCGTTAGGTCTGCTTTACAAGGAGTGTTCCCGAGATGATGTCGTGGACGGCCCGCTTTTCTTCATCGAAAATGATCGTCACAAAACCGAGCCCGAAAAGTGCGAGCGAGAGCACATAGACGGCCGAGTGAACGGCGGCCTGATGAGCGTTCGGGTAAGCGTTCTGCTCGGCGTCGATAAGCTCGAGCGAGAACATCCACATCCCGAGGGTCTTGCCGCGGAAGGCAAGCGATGCGGTCAAATAGAGGAAAAGGAACGCAGCGAGCACGGCCGCAAAGCCGATGCCGAGCGAGAGCGTATAGGCTGCGTTCTGTCCGAATATCAGCGGCGAAAGGATCACGAGCGTTCCAAAACCGCTCGCGAGCACGTCGAAAAGTCCGGCGGCAAACCGCATCCCAAATGGCGGAATATCGTCGAAGATCTCCGGCTCCTCATTGGTCTCGAAGGCCCTGCTCATCTCCAGCTCGTCCGGCGATAGTTCGGCTGACGATTCAGGGATGAAGGTAGTGTGTGCAGCAGCGGCAGCAACGGCGAGTGCCGGAGCGGCCGGAAGTGATTCAAAGCTCGACGAAAGCTCGGCCGGCTGCGGGATCGGCGGAAGCTTGTTCGTGTCGTACTTCTTTTTCTCGATCCGCAGCGACGAAACGAGTCGCGGCTTTGCAGGTGCGGCGGCCGGAACAGATGCCGGCTCGGCTTCGCGTTTGGCCGGGGTTGCAGTTGCCTTTCCCGGCACGAGATCGAACGGATACGTTTTTTGCACCGGTGGCGGAGCCGGAAACGGTCGAGCCGCGATCGGCTTTCGGGCAACGGCGGCCGCCCCGGCCGCACCGGGCATGTATGTTTGCCGCGAGGTCTCGATACGCTGAAGAGCTTTCGCAAGCATCGGGTTGGCCGGTGAAGCGGCATGAGCGGTCTCGACTGCCGGTCTCTGCTCAAGCGTCGCCGGCGGCGGAAGCTTTGCAAGCTGAACCTCAGCCGGACGCTCGGCTTCGGACGTATCAACGCCATTACGCTTGCGTACGGCATTCTGCACCTGAAGCCGCCACTCGGGCAGGCTCGCAGCCTTTGGCTGAAACTCCACAAGCGTTTTGCTGGTCGGTCGCGGTGCAAGGAAATTGGTTTTGGATCTCGCCGGGGCTGGAGCTTGAGCGGGAGACGTTTCTATCGGTTGTTTGGTCGCCGGGGCGTTTCCATTGTCGCTAATGCTCGCCGGAGAGTCCGTTGTTTTTTTCTCGAGCGGGCCCGAGCCACGGCCGATCTTCGGGGCGAGTTCCTCGCGGACTGAGTCGTTGACCATCGCTCCGCAGGTAAAGCAAATGGAGAGTGTCGGTGCAAGTTCACGTCGGCAAACGGGGCACTTCATAAGGCGACCTAATGTGTTTCGGCTAGAAAGTTGCGCGGAACCGCAAAAAAATTAAGTGGATGTTATCAGATAACACTTTAAGTCGTCAATACTAAACTGCTCAAATAACACGACTTTTCGGGTTTTCCACAGTTTACGGTGGAAAACCCTCGACTATTGCGCCCGTAACACGAATTTAACGAGTTCAAAGCGTTTGCCGACCGGCAAAACCGTCCTCGATCTCATGCCACCATTCGATCTCGTCGGGTTCACCAAGCTGCCAGCAGAGAAGCACGATCCGCCCTTCGCGAACGGACGGAAAATCGATCAGTCCGCGGGAGTAATCCTTGACCTGTACACCTACTTCTGTGATCTCTGTCGTTAGTTTGCCGATCTCGTAGAGCGATTTGACGTAGTTCGAGCCGCCGACCATTCCGCCGCCGCTCTCCGAGGCAGCCGCGGCCGCCCTCGCAAGTTCCTTGTACTGATCAAGGCCGCTGTGAAGCTCGCGGATCATCTGAAGCTTCATCCTGATCCGCGGCAGCATTTCATTGGCCTCGTCAATGGTGAAAAGCCTCATCGCTCGTCATTGATCCGGACGAATTCCGGAACCTCGTAACGGATATCGGGTGCGGTGCTTTCGTCGAGTTCGCTCCCCGAACTCGTTCGCGAACGACCATGCGGACGCGAAACGTGTGCCGGAGCCTCGACCGGGCCGCGATAGCTGACGTCGAAATCTTCGGCCGAGGAGCCATCCTTGCGGATCAGGTCAGCGATCTCGCCGAGATCAATAAAGAAATCCGCGACGTCGATCAGCCTTGGGGCCGTATTCGAGCGGAACCCCGCGACCTCGACACGGCAGCCTTTATAGGCGACCGCATTGACTGCATAAACGAAGTCCTCATCACCCGAGACGAGCACGGCGGTATCGTACCTTCCGGCAAGGCTCAGCATATCAACGGCGATCTCGACATCGAGATTCGCCTTGCGGGTGCCGTCGTAAAAGGTCTTTAGCTCCTTTTGGATAACGCGAAAGCCGTTTCGTCGCATCCAGAGCAGAAAGCCTTGCTGGCGTTCGGCCCCGGCGTCAACTCCGGTATAAAAGAACGCGCGAAGAAGCCGTCCATCGCCGAGCAGGACCCGTAAAAGCTTGTTGTAATCAATATCTATCGTGTGAAACCGCGCCGCGTGAAAAAGATTGTTGCCGTCAATAAAAACGGCTACTCTTCCGCGATGGCCAAATTTCCACGAGGAGTTTCCTGGCGTATCAAACTGCATGTTAGCCTCCCCCGGGCTGATCAAATTAGGCGGGTTCCAGAGGGGAAAGCGAGGTGATCAAGAAGCTAACGAATTGATATAAACAACTGCTCAAATACAGGTTTCTTAAAGATGTTTAACGGTAAAGCGAGGCAAATAGGCCTCAAATCAAGCAATAAACACTAATCTGATCTTCTGGATCAACTCTTTCTTTCTGCGAACCGACCTTTCAACAGTTTGCTACTCTAAGGGTGCTTCGTCAAGCAAACGCGGTTCCAAACATGCTAAAATACTGCTCGGTCAGTCACTTCCAATGCAAGATCCTGGTCAAACTGGAGACATTTTCACCACGCCATCCGGCTTTTCGCCGGACGAAATGCTCGTTTGCGAGAAATGCGGTAAACGGAATCCTCCGACGCGGCAAAGTTGTTTATATTGCGCTTCGGTACTTGGACATCCTGCCGCCGCAGAAGGGCTGGCAAGACTTGACCTGACACCGCCGGAGCCACATGAGAATGGGATCAGCGTTATTCTGATGCCGGGAGAAACGGGCGATATTAGCTCGGCGGCAGCGGTCTTGGGCCGTGACGCGGACGAACTGAAACGTGTCGCCGAGTGCGGCATCCCGATGCCGATCGCAAGGCTACGGACGGAGGAACTTGCCGCGGCTGTGGCGGTACATCTTGCTAGGTTCGGTTTTCGGTCTAAGTTGGTGGCGGACGACGAACTGGCTTTGCGGACGCCTCCGCAGCGCATTCGGGCACTGGAGTTTTTAGACGAGGGGCTGCGACTTTACGATTTCAACACAACCTCTACTCACGAGGCAGGCCTTGAAGACATCCGCCTCGTCGTCACCGGCCGGCACGATATTTCGATGGCGACGACCAGCGAAGTGCAAAAACGCCGCAAGAACGCGAGCGAAAAGCCCGAAGAACTCAAAGAACAGCGGCACGAAAAAATGATAGATATTTACGTGAGCGGCAATGATCGCGGCTTTCGTATCCGGACGAGCGGTTTTGATTTCTCATGTCTGGGCGAAGCTAAGGCGATGCTCGCGAGCGAGAATATTGATCTGCTTGCCGAACGGCTGGCATCGCTACGGACAGGCATTATTTTCGACAAGCAATACAACCATCTGCGGCATCTGCTCGACGCCGTTTGGGAGCCCGAGTTTCGCAGAGAAGCGCAGGGGCTTGTTCGGAGCGGGCTTGGCCGGCTGAGCCGACAGGCAACGGACGTAATAGACAATTTGAACCAGTTCACAAAATACTCCCGAATGCGGAACCATTTGCTATGAAAAAGTATCGTCCGGAGCCCGAAAGGGAACGAAGGCCGGCCCGCCCGGACAACGAAGGTCCGATCGTTTACGGTGTGTTGCCGGTGATGGAACTTCTTCGCTCCGGAAAGCGGCAGGTCGTCTCGATCAAAATTACCGAGGGCGGGCGGGAATCGCGGCTTGCCGAGCTTGCCGGGCTAGCACGAGAACGGCGTATCCCGATCGAGAACGTTCCTCGGCGAGCGATGGACTCGATAGTTCCGAAGGGAGCGAACCACCAGGGCGTGGTCGCATTCGTCGAGGAGGTTCGTTATTTTTCGCTTGACGATGTGCTTGAAGCGGCTGCGAAGCCGGAATTGCTGGTCCTGCTTGACGGGGTCGAGGACCCGCGGAATCTCGGTGCGGTCATCAGAACCGCCGAATGTGCGGGAGCGGACGGCGTCGTGATTCCCGAGCGGCGGGCGGCGGGAATGACGGATACGGTGGCGAAAGCAGCGGCCGGTGCGACCGAATTTATGAAACTCGCGAAGGTCGGTAACCTCAATCGGGCGATCGAGGAACTCAAGGAGCGAGAGATCTGGGTGGTCGGCACTTCGGGCGATGCGGAGAAGGATTACACCGAATGGGACTGGACGCAGCCGACGGCGCTCGTGCTCGGAGCGGAGGGCAGCGGGCTGCACCGGCTGGTCGCGGAGAACTGCGACCTTTTGGTCAAGATACCAATGTATGGAAAGATAGAGAGTTTGAACGTTTCGGTCGCGGCTGGCGTAGTACTTTTCGAGGCCCGCCGCCAACGCGAACTGGCCCGGTAACTGTAGTTTGGCAACTGAAAACCGACGACTGACCACTGTAATATGTTTTGTCCTAAATGCGGAACCAAGAACCCGGAAGACGGCAAGTTTTGCCGGAGCTGCGGCGTTGATATCGGCGTTGTTTCGAAAGCACTTACACGAAAATCGAAATCCGACGATCTGGGTCTCGGGATGGATCTTGATTCCTCAATGGACCTTTTCTCGGGCGAACCTGAGGACGAACGTAGGCGAAGCGACCCGGCCGAGGTCTATGGAGATGCGATAAAGGCTGTTATCAGCGGCATCGGGTTTCTGGTCGTCGCGATCGTGCTTCAAACGACTGGTGTCGCCGGCGGCAGGACATGGTGGTGGGCAATGCTCTTTCCGGCGTTCACATTTTTGGGCAAGGGAATTTCCGACCTGCTCAAATCACGGAAGATGGAGCAGTTAAGGGCTCTGAGGCCCGGCGTAGAGGAGCAGACAAGAAATCTCTCCGCGACGACAAATGCAGAATTGCCGGCCGCTTCGACCGAGTTCGTCTCGCCCGAATCGCGTTACCGAACAGGCGAGTTGATGCCTCCGAGCGTTGTCGAGGGAACGACGCGGCATCTTGAGGTCAACAAAGAAGGCGAAACGATGACGCTGCCGAAACGCGATTAAGCGCTCTCGTCTTCTCCGTCATCATCATCCGCGTAGAACGGCCCGTCGCATTTCTCGCAATGCGGCACGACCTGTTGGACCGTGTCGCTTGCATCGCGTGCCATTTCACCGCATTTGGGGCAGATCGCGTTCCGATGCCAGCATTTAAGGTCGTATGCGGTGGTTCCTTCGCGTTCCGATATTTGCGTGACGGTCGTGTCCTTTTTACAGATGCCGCAAACAACGGCGCTTCCGATCTCTAAATTTGCCATGTTCTCCTCCGGGTAGAGACTGATACTACTATTGGTTGATCAAAGCTCTGGCGTTTCCGATATTTCCCGCCGAATCAAAAACGCGAAGAACGACCGACGAAACGCCTGAGGTCGGCACGGCCGATTCTACGGTAAATCGCTCTTCCGGCCCATCGGTCAGGCCATCGTCTGCAGCGATCGGCATCCACGGCCCGCCATTGACGCTAACCTCGGCCTTTCTGAGATAGCCGCCCGCATCCCGCGCACTGAAAACGACACGAGCACGGCCGTTCGCAACGGTCGGCTGGCCAACAACGGTCACCGAGGGCTGTGTGTTGTCGACATCGAAGGGTTCGCTGGTCCTTTCGCCCGAAAGAACTCGGGCCGGTGCATTCTGAACCGAATCTTTCGCGACCACCTTTATGATGTATCGCCCGTCGGCGAGGCTTGTTCCGTCAATTGTGATGAATGTTTCAGGGATGCCCGAACGAATCCTGACGAAATCGCGGTCGCGCACTTCCTTGATATGAACGTCATAGAGCAGCGAATCTCCGTTCCGGTCCTCGGCGGTCCATTGGAATGCGGCAGCTCCTCTCTGATAAACACGCCGTGGTGCAGGGGGCTGATTTGGGATACCAAAGATCGCCGGGTCCATCCCTGAGGTTTCGATGTTCGGGTCGATCTGGATCGGCGGGTTCGGGGCGAGCCCGACGTTTGCCGGAAGCCCGGTCAGCGATGTGATTTCGGGTGCGATGTTCGCGGGAACGAATGCCAGCGTCACCTCGCGGAGTGCGGCGGGCGTTCCGCCCGAACGCAGAGTTGCACGCCATTGAACAAAACGTGCGGCCGGGCTGGTTATTCTTCCCGCCATTGTTTCCCCTCGAACGGGTTCCCATGTGCTCCAGGTTTCGCCCGCCTCTTCGGTATTTCCGCTGCGGGTTTCAATGGTCACGTTTCCTTCCGCTCGCCACCAGATGCGACCCCAATCAGCGGACGAGCGAGCGTCGAGCACCGGCGATTCATAGCGCCCTTCAGCGACCGTCTCCGGCCCAAGTCGATACACAACGCCCTGATTGCTGCCCCCGGCGATGACTGCGTTTCCTGCCTGAAGGAGTGTACTTACTTGCCCCGCACCGGTCTGGACGACGAGCTGTTCTTCTGCGGAATCTGAGATCGAATAGATGCGGCCTTTGTCCGAAGTGCCGAGATGCACTCCTCCACCGCCCGGCAGCGGTAAAAGCGAAAATCCGACGACCGTGCCTGAGGACCAAATGACCTCATTCGCACCCGAAGCGGCGATCTTGTAAACCGCCGATTTTGCCGCCGAGAGGTCGTAGCGACTTTTCTCAGGCGTTGGCGGAGTGACCGTCGCGGTCTTCTCGATGGTCACCGTTCTTGAGACCGGCGTCGGCGATGCCTCGGGCGTTGCGGTCGAGATCGATTCGTTGATGGCAAGCGCATAAATTGAGCCATCACGCCCGACAGCGACCGAGTGGACCTCCCGCAGCGGCGAATCAAGCAATGCAAACGCCCGGCCGCTTGTGTCGATTCGAAGAACGAGGCCGTTCGAATCGGTTCCGGCGATCAGGCTGCCTTGGGCATCGGCTGCGAGCGAGATGATGTGCAGCTCGCTTGAATCGTAAAACAGCGAAGCGGCCGCAGCGGCTCCTGCCGAGCGGACCCGAAAGACCTTTCCGTTCTCGCCGGTCGCAACGGCAAGGCTTCCGTCGCTCATGACCGCCAGCGACCAGATGTACTTCTCGTTCGGCTCAAAAAAGACCTCGGCATTTCCGGCGGATGTGATCCGGTAAACTTTGCCGTCCGGCGAAGTTGCGGCAAAGACCTCACCGCTGCGTCCGACCGCGATTGCCGA
This window harbors:
- the rlmB gene encoding 23S rRNA (guanosine(2251)-2'-O)-methyltransferase RlmB; protein product: MKKYRPEPERERRPARPDNEGPIVYGVLPVMELLRSGKRQVVSIKITEGGRESRLAELAGLARERRIPIENVPRRAMDSIVPKGANHQGVVAFVEEVRYFSLDDVLEAAAKPELLVLLDGVEDPRNLGAVIRTAECAGADGVVIPERRAAGMTDTVAKAAAGATEFMKLAKVGNLNRAIEELKEREIWVVGTSGDAEKDYTEWDWTQPTALVLGAEGSGLHRLVAENCDLLVKIPMYGKIESLNVSVAAGVVLFEARRQRELAR
- a CDS encoding NYN domain-containing protein, whose translation is MQFDTPGNSSWKFGHRGRVAVFIDGNNLFHAARFHTIDIDYNKLLRVLLGDGRLLRAFFYTGVDAGAERQQGFLLWMRRNGFRVIQKELKTFYDGTRKANLDVEIAVDMLSLAGRYDTAVLVSGDEDFVYAVNAVAYKGCRVEVAGFRSNTAPRLIDVADFFIDLGEIADLIRKDGSSAEDFDVSYRGPVEAPAHVSRPHGRSRTSSGSELDESTAPDIRYEVPEFVRINDER
- a CDS encoding RDD family protein → MVNDSVREELAPKIGRGSGPLEKKTTDSPASISDNGNAPATKQPIETSPAQAPAPARSKTNFLAPRPTSKTLVEFQPKAASLPEWRLQVQNAVRKRNGVDTSEAERPAEVQLAKLPPPATLEQRPAVETAHAASPANPMLAKALQRIETSRQTYMPGAAGAAAVARKPIAARPFPAPPPVQKTYPFDLVPGKATATPAKREAEPASVPAAAPAKPRLVSSLRIEKKKYDTNKLPPIPQPAELSSSFESLPAAPALAVAAAAAHTTFIPESSAELSPDELEMSRAFETNEEPEIFDDIPPFGMRFAAGLFDVLASGFGTLVILSPLIFGQNAAYTLSLGIGFAAVLAAFLFLYLTASLAFRGKTLGMWMFSLELIDAEQNAYPNAHQAAVHSAVYVLSLALFGLGFVTIIFDEEKRAVHDIISGTLLVKQT
- a CDS encoding zinc ribbon domain-containing protein, coding for MFCPKCGTKNPEDGKFCRSCGVDIGVVSKALTRKSKSDDLGLGMDLDSSMDLFSGEPEDERRRSDPAEVYGDAIKAVISGIGFLVVAIVLQTTGVAGGRTWWWAMLFPAFTFLGKGISDLLKSRKMEQLRALRPGVEEQTRNLSATTNAELPAASTEFVSPESRYRTGELMPPSVVEGTTRHLEVNKEGETMTLPKRD
- a CDS encoding DUF2203 domain-containing protein; this encodes MRLFTIDEANEMLPRIRMKLQMIRELHSGLDQYKELARAAAAASESGGGMVGGSNYVKSLYEIGKLTTEITEVGVQVKDYSRGLIDFPSVREGRIVLLCWQLGEPDEIEWWHEIEDGFAGRQTL